The segment attcttagaatctttagaaaaatatattggtccatataaatatataataagctttttattaaactaaccataaattaatcataaatgttcttcattgtttccttaaataaaaatcatgaaattacctaatgtaactaaagtatatataacaattaatgattttgaataataaagatttgataaaaattagtctattctatatcatttttaaaatttttaatttattaaaataaattaaacaaccacattaactatataataaaaatttagattttttcctatatgttatattttgaatttttaaaaacaaatataaatgactaaagttgttaaaaatctcacattgaattttcttttatccatggtttaatatttatgttataacaagatacaaataattacgaaattacataagtaggaaATCCCATTTAATAaatgggaaattgccacaaataacacattcataataccatttttcatgtttacactaaccacgtttaccctcacttttaatgaaggataaaagacaattatacccttagggttaattaatctagacttagggtttaaagttgaggggtggggtaaagtttttggaatgtgaaatttaagattctaataaatatataaataaatacttaaaaatataaaaaaaattttaaaaaacagtttcaaacataaatttcgtttttcaaaaagaaatttgaaaaaaataaaaaaaatttcgaaaaaaaaatctcaaaaaaaaatttataaaaaaagttcgaatttgaaaaagtataatcccaaaacataaaaaaatttactttttaattttaattttatttattttattttattttatttctttgtttttattttgttttttatttttttatttatttaaataataatttattatatatataataacaagggcataagagtcttttgccacttaatgaagaatgtatttttgaaaatgtctctttagtgatggtaaaaatgataagtggtactatgaaagtggtaaacatgtaatttctccttaataaatattatatatatgtatattaatacgttttaaaaaaaaaattatataccatataaaatacataagtattttaattttgaatttgctttgaatttttttgataaaaattttgaacaattattaacaacataatatttagattttaaactttgcattgaatatttttaaaattataaattactaaaactattaaacatcccacaaatgttttattgttatcattgatttaaaaaatttgttataaataaatacaaatgatcaaaaataatatgagtctaaaatattttttaacagatgtcaatattaaaaatgtactatatacctatgttaatatcatttaaacttaattttattccatataaaatataaaaagtgtTTATCtggattaatataatttatttaagtatttgtaccaatttaattatatacgtaatagttactaaacttttgattattcaatatatatttattatttcataatatgtaaaaaatatataataccttaaaaataatttatatataatatttatcccgcgcaaggcgcgtgTCTTAAACTagtgttatattatatagtttgttcaTTATGaaccattcatttatcaaattgaaattattatatattctttccttaaataaaacatatgaaattacctaatgtgattaagatatatatgaaaattattgattttaaataataaagaattaCTAACAATTTGTATACtttatatcatttttgtttgattcttattattaaaataaattacacaatcacattaatcatataacaaaaatttagatttttttttgtatatgttgtattttgaattttttcaaaacgagtataaattactaaaactgttaaaagtctcacataaacttttgtgatcaacatttaaatttttttctatgataagatacaatgattataaaatcatatgaataaataattttattttacgaggtgtttatgttaatatatataaagttaagctatacatcatatgaaaatacatacttatattttgatatttgcgttgaacatatattgaaaagttaatattttaattttgaaacctTCAttgtttttaaatgattataaattattgaaaccactaaacattccacattaaaaatcgttggtgtaaaattttgttacccaaataaacaaataattataaaatcatatgagtagaaacctcatttaataaatattcatattaaaagtatactatatatcaatgttaatatcatttaaatttaattatacatcatatatgatagataagattgattgttttgatttatttactctaaaataactccgaataaacaagagcggtcATTTGATTTATGTGTGCacgccaatttattacataatagtaattgatttcttagttatttaatatataattattattttattatttcataatatgcagaaaaacataaaataagtaataaatataaaatatttattctggaCAAGGAGAagatcttaacctaagtatgtatatctttaataattttaaatcttaaaaaaaatctaaatctcAGGCCAAAACAATTTAAcgaaatgaaaataaactcaaaaatcaatatttatattgagcaataacaaaaaaaaaacgacacaaaaatgagaaaaagatTGAAGATAGATAGGGTTGGCACGTGAACGTAATAttttcataaccataattaacttttaaattgctaaatcatgatataaaaccgggttaacatagtttcattgtaaccaaatagtaggtcTGAGATTCTTCGGCCTAAACGCTAGGGTTTTATGCGATAAGTGATTTTttgacttaaaatatttttgaaaatgagaTAAGCTtatcagtaaacaaattatgtaattaacaaattttttaaaaaaaaattgtttaagggccaaaaatattaattcgatcaagaatataaattttttttttctatacgatatttcttaaataattttcatataaatttatccTGCGCAATGCGCATATCTTATCCTAGTATAATTTATATGAGATATGAActattccattttttaaataaatgtgaATTGACGTGAAACTAGCGttgagaatatatattttaatttcaaaaggAAAGAGTCTTAATGTGTTTTCCTTCTTTTTACACATTGGCTAATTTAACAGAATGCTGTAGCTCTGCTTTATGTGGCTAGTGCATCTTGGGTGATATGTTTTCTTGGTAAGTTTCTTagaccatgtttttttttcatctacaaagaaaaacaccaaattatattatttttatgcaTTTCTATATAACTAATTGTTTATTTAACAATTTTGGATGGTTTAAAACAGAAGGATATTGCTGGACAAGAACAGGGGAGAGACAAGCAGCAAGAATGAGACAGAGATACTTAAAAGCAGTGTTAAGACAGGATGTGGGTTACTTTGATCTTCATGTCACAAGCACTTCTGATGTTATCACATGTGTTTCTAGTGACAGTCTTGTAATCCAAGACGTCCTCAGTGAAAAGGGCTCGCCTTTTTTAATCTTTATCTTTCCATTCTAATAATCTTTCGTGTTGTTAAACATGTTTTTGATGGTTTTAATTTTATGCAGTTACCCAACTTTTTGATGAATGCTTCTGCGTTTGTCGGAAGCTACGTGGTGGCTTTCATTATGATGTGGAGGCTCACAATCGTAGGCTTCCCGTTCATCGTTCTCCTCGTGATCCCTGGACTGATGTACGGACGAGCCCTCATCAGCATCTCGAGGAAAATACGCGAAGAGTACAACGAAGCCGGTTCCATTGCCGAGCAAGCCATCTCGTTGGTGCGAACCGTCTACGCATTTGGGAGTGAGACGAAGCTGGTAGCTAAATTCTCAGTTGCGCTTCAAGGCTCGGTGAAACTAGGGCTGAGACAAGGGCTAGTTAAAGGAATCTCCATTGGGAGCAACGGTATCAGTTACGCCATCTGGGGGTTCATGACTTGGTACGGAACTCGGATGGTTATGTACCATGGCGCCAAAGGTGGTACTATCTTCGCAGTCATCATTTGCATTACCTTTGGCGGCATGTAAGTAACTATAACTTAAAAGGctcttttggttttcttgagAAAGAAGAAACCACATTGTAGTTTTGATCTTTGGTATCTTCTTACACTTTTCAGTTCACTTGGTCGAGGTTTGTCGAATCTCAAATATCTTTCGGAGGCTGTTGTAGCAGGGGAAAGGATTACCAAAGTGATAAATAGAGTTCCCGATATAGACTCAGAAAACCCTCAAGGTCAAATGCTAGAGAAAATCAAAGGAGAAGTACAGTTTAAGCATGTCAAATTCGTGTACCCGTCTAGACCCGAGACTCCAATCTTTGATGATTTCTGTTTGAGAGTTCCATCTGGAAAAACCGTGGCTCTGGTTGGTGGAAGCGGGTCGGGAAAATCAACCGTGTTGTCGCTTTTGCTGAGGTTTTATGATCCGGTTCATGGAGAGATTCTTCTTGATGGTGTGTCCATTAATATGCTGCAGGTTAATTGGTTGAGATTGCAGATGGGTTTAGTTAGCCAAGAGCCGGCACTCTTCGCCACATCAATAGAGGAGAACATATTATTTGGTAAAGAGGACGCATCCATGGAAGAGGTGGTGGAAGCTGCAAAGGCCTCAAATGCTCATAGTTTCATCTCTCAGTTCCCTCATGGATACAAAACTCAGGTTCTTGCATAGATTCAAATATCAAGAATAGattgattatgtatttttagtttgatgtatatttgatttttttttaaaacacaaaaAGGTTGGGGAGAGAGGAGTGCAAATGTCAGGGGGACAGAAGCAGAGGATAGCAATTGCACGTGCGATAATCAAATCACCAACAATTCTCCTTCTAGATGAGGCAACAAGCGCATTGGACTCAGAATCCGAAAAGGTTGTTCAAGAAGCCTTGGACAATGCCTCTGTTGGCCGGACAACTATCGTCATTGCCCACCGCCTGTCTACTATTCGTGATGCTGATGTTATCTGTGTAGTCCATGACGGCCGCATTGTAGAATCTGGGTCACACGAAGAGCTCATAGAGAACCTGGATGGTCAATATGCTTCTCTAGTTCGGTTGCAACAAATGGATAATGAAGACTCTGATGTAAACAATAACATCAGCGTAAGGGTGCAAGGGGGTCAATTATCGGTATTGAGCAAAGATTTGAAGTACAATCCAAAACTCTCTACTGAAAGTAGGTCAAACTTGTTACCAAATACAAGCGTGGAGTCGAATCTTCCTGGCTCAGTTCCTAAGAGTAAGAAACCGCCTCTGCCATCGTTCAAGAGATTGATGGCAATGAATAGACCAGAGTGGAAACATGCATTGTGTGGTTGTTTAAGCGCGGCTTTATATGGGGCCGTTCAACCGATAAGTGCATATGTTTCGGGGTCGATGGTGTCAGTGTATTTCCTAACGAGTCACGACGAGATCAAGGAGAAAACAAGGATCTACGTGTTGGGTTTTGTTGGTTTAGCTATGTTTAATTTCTTGTTCAATATCATTCAACATTATAGTTTTGCTTACATGGGCGGATACCTAACAAAACGTATCCGAGAACAGATGCTCTCCAAGATATTGACCTTTGAAGTTAATTGGTTCGATGAAGAAGAGAACTCGACCGGTGCAATTTGCTCAAGACTAGCCAAAGAAGCTAACTTGGTATATCTTCccagttattaattttttttaaaaatagctaGGAGGTGGTTAGGCATTTTATTGAGGATTTGTCTAAGCGGGCGTCTAGGCTTATTTTTGAACGccgatttttttggtttgaaaAAATTGCTTCGCTCATATCAGACTAGGCACCGCGTAGACCGATTTTTATAACACTGATTTTGAACAGCTTTCCTTTTAccaatttttttatcttgttatgttttattattGTAGGTGAGATCGCTGGTTGGTGAACGGGTGTCCTTGTTGGTACAAACTATATCAGCTGTGGCCATAGCTTGCACAATTGGTTTGGTCATCGCATGGCGATTAGCAGTCGTGATGATTGCTGTGCAGCCAATTGTTGTCGTATGCTTCTACACTCAACGCATTCTGCTCAAAAGCATGTCCCAAAAATCAATCAAAGCACAAGAAGAGAGCAGCAAACTAGCCGCAGAAGCTGTCTCCAATATCCGAACCGTCACAGCTTTCTCCTCACAGGAAAGGATCTTGAAATTACTTAAAACGGTCCAAGAAGGTCCGCGGAGAGAAAGTGTTCGCCAGTCATGGTTAGCAGGGAGTGTGCTCGCAACTTCCCGAAGCCTTGTAACATGCACTACGGTTTTGAATTTCTGGTATGGTGGTAGACTAATCGCTGATGGAAAAATCGTGGCAAAGGCATTCTTTGAGATTTTTACGGTGTTTGTGTCTACCGGCCGGGTTATTGCAGAGGCTGGGACCATGACAACTGATTTAGCCAAGGGCTCAGGTGCGGTTGGGTCTGTGTTCGGAGTTTTGGATCGCACCACAACCATTGATCCGGAGAGCCCCAATGGGTATGTCCCGGATAAAATAAAAGGCCAAATCAGATTTCACAATGTGGACTTTGCTTACCCGACACGGCCAAATGTAGTTATATTCAAGGACTTGTCCATTGAGATAGAACAAGGAAAGTCCACAGCTATTGTCGGTCCAAGTGGTTCAGGTAAATCAACAATAATTGGCTTGATCGAGCGGTTCTATGACCCGTTAAAAGGTTCAGTAATAATTGATGGCCGTGATCTGAAGTCTTATCATTTGAGATCGCTTCGTCAACACATAGCTTTGGTTAGCCAAGAGCCAGCGTTATTCGCAGGTACTATCCGAGAGAACATAATGTACGGAGGAGCATCTGAAAACATCGAGGAGTCGGAGATTATCGAGGCGGCAAAGGCAGCAAACGCTCACGAGTTTATCACATCACTATCGAACGGTTATGAGACGATCTGCGGAGACAGAGGTGCGCAGCTATCAGGTGGGCAAAAACAGAGGATTGCGATAGCTCGTGCGGTTCTGAAGAACCCGTCCGTGCTGCTCCTCGACGAAGCGACGAGCGCTTTGGACAGCCAGTCAGAGCGCGTGGTACAGGAGGCGCTCGAGCGCGTGATGGTCGGGAGGACGAGCGTTGTGATCGCGCATAGGCTTAGCACGATCCAGAACTGCGACGTGATTGCGGTTTTGGACAAAGGGAAAGTAGTAGAATGTGGGAACCACTCGTCCTTGTTGGCAAAGGGTCCAACTGGTGCTTATTTCTCATTGGTCAGTCTCCAAAGTAATCTCTGTTGATGATCATTGGTCAAGATATCGTTTTGGTTCTTCTCTGAAACTGAAAAGAAGGAGGCTTGAAGCAAGAAGATAAAATGAAGATCATTACTCAGCTTTTTGTCCATAAAATAACACAAACTATTGAAATACAAAGAAAAGCTATTGATGAATTTCATtggaaaaggaaaataaataataaatgaagATCAATACTCAGCTTTTATATGTAGTAATTACTAATTTATAATCATgtactttaattttaaatttttattattttattaattcatgtTAAATTATCAAGTATTACTTTATAGAatttatactttatatactatatagtaAGTtgacaattaaaaatataatataaatattttataattaatgaaTTCTTAGAGCA is part of the Brassica rapa cultivar Chiifu-401-42 chromosome A09, CAAS_Brap_v3.01, whole genome shotgun sequence genome and harbors:
- the LOC103839196 gene encoding ABC transporter B family member 22-like isoform X1; translated protein: MKSCGSIRSIFMHADRVDWMLIGLGLIGAVCDGFITPTVFFITGLLLNDLGGSFSDRTFMTAISKNAVALLYVASASWVICFLEGYCWTRTGERQAARMRQRYLKAVLRQDLPNFLMNASAFVGSYVVAFIMMWRLTIVGFPFIVLLVIPGLMYGRALISISRKIREEYNEAGSIAEQAISLVRTVYAFGSETKLVAKFSVALQGSVKLGLRQGLVKGISIGSNGISYAIWGFMTWYGTRMVMYHGAKGGTIFAVIICITFGGISLGRGLSNLKYLSEAVVAGERITKVINRVPDIDSENPQGQMLEKIKGEVQFKHVKFVYPSRPETPIFDDFCLRVPSGKTVALVGGSGSGKSTVLSLLLRFYDPVHGEILLDGVSINMLQVNWLRLQMGLVSQEPALFATSIEENILFGKEDASMEEVVEAAKASNAHSFISQFPHGYKTQVGERGVQMSGGQKQRIAIARAIIKSPTILLLDEATSALDSESEKVVQEALDNASVGRTTIVIAHRLSTIRDADVICVVHDGRIVESGSHEELIENLDGQYASLVRLQQMDNEDSDVNNNISVRVQGGQLSVLSKDLKYNPKLSTESRSNLLPNTSVESNLPGSVPKSKKPPLPSFKRLMAMNRPEWKHALCGCLSAALYGAVQPISAYVSGSMVSVYFLTSHDEIKEKTRIYVLGFVGLAMFNFLFNIIQHYSFAYMGGYLTKRIREQMLSKILTFEVNWFDEEENSTGAICSRLAKEANLVRSLVGERVSLLVQTISAVAIACTIGLVIAWRLAVVMIAVQPIVVVCFYTQRILLKSMSQKSIKAQEESSKLAAEAVSNIRTVTAFSSQERILKLLKTVQEGPRRESVRQSWLAGSVLATSRSLVTCTTVLNFWYGGRLIADGKIVAKAFFEIFTVFVSTGRVIAEAGTMTTDLAKGSGAVGSVFGVLDRTTTIDPESPNGYVPDKIKGQIRFHNVDFAYPTRPNVVIFKDLSIEIEQGKSTAIVGPSGSGKSTIIGLIERFYDPLKGSVIIDGRDLKSYHLRSLRQHIALVSQEPALFAGTIRENIMYGGASENIEESEIIEAAKAANAHEFITSLSNGYETICGDRGAQLSGGQKQRIAIARAVLKNPSVLLLDEATSALDSQSERVVQEALERVMVGRTSVVIAHRLSTIQNCDVIAVLDKGKVVECGNHSSLLAKGPTGAYFSLVSLQSNLC
- the LOC103839196 gene encoding ABC transporter B family member 22-like isoform X2, with product MKSCGSIRSIFMHADRVDWMLIGLGLIGAVCDGFITPTVFFITGLLLNDLGGSFSDRTFMTAISKNAVALLYVASASWVICFLEGYCWTRTGERQAARMRQRYLKAVLRQDVGYFDLHVTSTSDVITCVSSDSLVIQDVLSEKLPNFLMNASAFVGSYVVAFIMMWRLTIVGFPFIVLLVIPGLMYGRALISISRKIREEYNEAGSIAEQAISLVRTVYAFGSETKLVAKFSVALQGSVKLGLRQGLVKGISIGSNGISYAIWGFMTWYGTRMVMYHGAKGGTIFAVIICITFGGISLGRGLSNLKYLSEAVVAGERITKVINRVPDIDSENPQGQMLEKIKGEVQFKHVKFVYPSRPETPIFDDFCLRVPSGKTVALVGGSGSGKSTVLSLLLRFYDPVHGEILLDGVSINMLQVNWLRLQMGLVSQEPALFATSIEENILFGKEDASMEEVVEAAKASNAHSFISQFPHGYKTQVGERGVQMSGGQKQRIAIARAIIKSPTILLLDEATSALDSESEKVVQEALDNASVGRTTIVIAHRLSTIRDADVICVVHDGRIVESGSHEELIENLDGQYASLVRLQQMDNEDSDVNNNISVRVQGGQLSVLSKDLKYNPKLSTESRSNLLPNTSVESNLPGSVPKSKKPPLPSFKRLMAMNRPEWKHALCGCLSAALYGAVQPISAYVSGSMVSVYFLTSHDEIKEKTRIYVLGFVGLAMFNFLFNIIQHYSFAYMGGYLTKRIREQMLSKILTFEVNWFDEEENSTGAICSRLAKEANLVRSLVGERVSLLVQTISAVAIACTIGLVIAWRLAVVMIAVQPIVVVCFYTQRILLKSMSQKSIKAQEESSKLAAEAVSNIRTVTAFSSQERILKLLKTVQEGPRRESVRQSWLAGSVLATSRSLVTCTTVLNFWYGGRLIADGKIVAKAFFEIFTVFVSTGRVIAEAGTMTTDLAKGSGAVGSVFGVLDRTTTIDPESPNGYVPDKIKGQIRFHNVDFAYPTRPNVVIFKDLSIEIEQGKSTAIVGPSGSGKSTIIGLIERFYDPLKGSVIIDGRDLKSYHLRSLRQHIALVSQEPALFAGTIRENIMYGGASENIEESEIIEAAKAANAHEFITSLSNGYETICGDRGAQLSGGQKQRIAIARAVLKNPSVLLLDEATSALDSQSERVVQEALERVMVGRTSVVIAHRLSTIQNCDVIAVLDKGKVVECGNHSSLLAKGPTGAYFSLVSLQSNLC